The following coding sequences lie in one Erwinia amylovora genomic window:
- a CDS encoding DUF2931 family protein, protein MLKPKALYSLALLLLLNGCQTGEPRTPQETGEMPYGKWRFAFFTPHALPAVVTRAMIIDSEKVVSSYRTLDGTPGDPDTIQKWRDRTRIPAHFNKARHPPVLMLFCWDSIIDKKTYETQIIFPPSLRKIMLTPTGKDRQGNTAWYKTLLFGLAPEGKVRIWLQNSAAGDNVALEPKKITTLSGDQLDACKGITRHSQGYGYTQTTQDFIKGKTYPYGEW, encoded by the coding sequence ATGCTGAAACCGAAAGCGCTGTATTCGCTGGCGCTGCTGCTGCTGCTGAACGGCTGCCAGACGGGCGAGCCGCGGACTCCGCAAGAGACCGGCGAGATGCCCTATGGCAAATGGAGATTTGCCTTTTTTACGCCGCATGCCCTACCCGCAGTGGTCACAAGGGCAATGATAATCGACAGCGAAAAGGTGGTTTCTTCTTACCGGACGCTGGATGGTACCCCCGGTGATCCCGACACCATTCAGAAATGGAGGGACAGAACCCGAATTCCCGCGCACTTTAACAAAGCCCGCCACCCGCCCGTACTGATGCTGTTCTGCTGGGATTCCATCATCGATAAAAAGACCTACGAGACGCAGATTATTTTCCCGCCGTCGCTGCGTAAGATCATGCTGACCCCGACCGGTAAGGACAGACAGGGGAATACCGCCTGGTATAAAACGCTGCTGTTTGGCCTGGCTCCTGAAGGAAAAGTCAGGATCTGGCTGCAGAACAGCGCGGCCGGGGACAATGTAGCGCTGGAACCAAAGAAAATCACCACCCTGTCCGGCGACCAGCTGGACGCCTGCAAGGGCATTACCAGGCATTCTCAGGGGTACGGCTATACCCAAACGACCCAGGATTTCATCAAAGGAAAAACCTACCCGTACGGTGAATGGTGA
- a CDS encoding PAAR domain-containing protein — MTTGYWIVKGDKTSCGGTVKEGLAKRSLANNPVAVNGSKVSCGIHPGSYSVGGGHPGEIVHGQYVASTLYSRSTCPCRAFFIPSQTWASHGLYQGDPLPVVVPSSPTAAQPEQRAQSARNNAALPTTDEVKRPPEKREITLAIGVFFDGTGNNAINTDNMLQACSARHYHLNDAEAGAILGKCAREDFGISGAGATSYSGYYTNIYWLSTLYKQDITPALGYFQAAVYIEGIGTEAGKPDSIIGQGLGIADTGVVAKTDKAIAQLADILTESIEGINCNSSACELVIKSLQFDIFGFSRGAAASRHFANRIHSADPAIISAINKGLKGTAFNGVPAGKTRFIGIFDTVAAIGRPLNGLNPHNADTGDVNIVLRPGVADKVFHITAAHECRFNFALNSVKPAWPELALPGAHSDIGGGYLPLTKEDLFLTRPQTDTVLLNHPGQQTRGYHQATRQLRVLDASPCIAPILRTSKITAETWYDDRMPANRYGEPQKRSFAAMTLRDRLVKNDWSRVVLRVMLDAAQEAGVLFDNIEDDDNFSLPVSLSFLCEKALAMGKSVRSGQFPGSFSQSELDIIAGQYIHCSANWNAIVADADGFTRGGASASEVISFVNRPDKQWRRTEYNMDGKKC; from the coding sequence TGGCATACATCCCGGCAGCTACAGCGTGGGAGGTGGGCATCCTGGCGAAATCGTCCACGGGCAATACGTGGCCAGCACGCTGTACAGCCGTTCCACCTGCCCGTGCAGGGCTTTCTTTATCCCTTCTCAGACGTGGGCGTCTCACGGGCTTTATCAGGGCGACCCGCTTCCGGTTGTCGTGCCCTCTTCCCCCACTGCGGCACAGCCGGAACAACGCGCGCAGTCCGCGCGGAATAATGCGGCTTTACCAACGACCGATGAGGTAAAAAGACCGCCGGAAAAGCGTGAAATCACGCTGGCTATCGGCGTATTTTTTGATGGCACCGGCAATAATGCGATCAATACCGACAACATGCTGCAAGCCTGCAGCGCCAGGCATTACCACCTCAACGATGCTGAAGCAGGGGCTATCCTCGGTAAATGTGCGCGCGAGGACTTCGGCATATCAGGTGCCGGGGCGACCAGTTATAGCGGTTATTACACCAATATTTACTGGCTGAGTACGTTGTATAAACAGGATATAACGCCGGCACTTGGTTATTTTCAGGCAGCTGTTTATATAGAGGGCATTGGTACGGAAGCTGGCAAGCCTGACAGCATAATCGGACAGGGGCTGGGGATCGCTGATACTGGCGTTGTCGCGAAAACTGATAAAGCCATTGCTCAACTGGCTGACATTCTGACTGAAAGTATTGAGGGTATAAACTGCAACTCATCGGCTTGTGAACTGGTTATCAAATCCCTGCAGTTTGATATTTTTGGTTTCAGCCGCGGTGCAGCCGCATCACGCCATTTTGCCAACCGCATCCATTCTGCCGATCCCGCAATAATTAGCGCCATTAATAAGGGCCTGAAAGGAACGGCGTTTAACGGCGTGCCTGCCGGTAAAACCCGCTTTATTGGCATTTTCGATACCGTGGCAGCGATTGGCAGACCGTTAAATGGCCTGAACCCCCATAATGCCGATACCGGCGATGTCAATATCGTGCTGCGCCCGGGCGTGGCGGATAAGGTGTTTCATATTACCGCGGCGCATGAGTGCCGGTTTAACTTCGCCCTTAACAGCGTGAAACCCGCGTGGCCGGAGCTGGCGCTGCCGGGCGCGCACTCTGATATCGGCGGCGGCTACCTGCCGCTGACGAAGGAGGATCTGTTCCTCACGCGCCCTCAAACCGATACCGTCCTGCTCAACCATCCGGGTCAGCAGACGCGGGGCTATCACCAGGCGACCCGTCAGCTGCGTGTACTGGACGCATCGCCCTGCATCGCGCCGATCTTGCGTACCAGTAAGATCACGGCGGAAACCTGGTACGACGACAGGATGCCGGCAAACCGCTATGGCGAGCCGCAGAAGCGCAGCTTCGCGGCGATGACGCTTCGGGACCGGTTAGTGAAGAACGACTGGTCGAGGGTGGTGCTGCGGGTGATGCTCGATGCGGCACAGGAAGCCGGGGTGCTGTTTGATAACATCGAGGACGACGATAATTTCAGTCTTCCTGTCTCGCTTTCTTTTCTTTGCGAAAAAGCCTTAGCAATGGGCAAGTCTGTACGTTCGGGCCAGTTTCCGGGCTCTTTCAGCCAGAGTGAGCTGGATATCATCGCCGGTCAGTATATTCACTGTTCTGCCAACTGGAACGCCATTGTGGCAGATGCGGACGGGTTCACCCGCGGCGGCGCATCCGCCTCCGAAGTGATTAGTTTTGTTAATCGCCCGGACAAGCAGTGGCGGCGCACGGAGTACAATATGGACGGGAAAAAATGCTGA